The nucleotide window GCCATCCCAGACCGGTGTGCGGTGCATGTAGACCGGCCGATCACAAGGCGGCCACCACACCTGCACATAGGTCGCTTTGATGACCTGGCGAAGCCGGTGGCGGGGAATCGCGCCCCGGATCGCGGCATGCAGATGGGGCGCGAGCCGTTGTTGAGGTTCGATCGCGGCGAAGTACTGGACCTTGTAGCCGGCGCACCGGCGCAGGTTCTGCCAGAACCGATCGACCAGCTTCGGAAACAACAGTGCGTCCATGGCTGCCCGCCAATAGTTGTACGAGTCGGGCTGGCTGGGGACGCCATCGGTGATCGGCCCGTATGACGGCAGTGTCAAGGTGAGGAACATCGAGGGCCGGTATTGCTGACCATCCCTGCTGCAAAAGGTTCGCCCGATCGTGCGGTCATCAGCAGGGACGCGCGGAAGATCAACTACATCCGGCCGGCGACGTGTCGACCGCACCCGACGATCTGAATCGGAGTCCTTACCCTGATCGTCGGCGTCAGCGTCCTCGTGTTGATCATGATCGATCTCTGAATCGCGTTCGGGTTCGCTGCCCAGATGCCATCCCTCGGCGCACTGGTGCATCCGCAACACCCGGGCTTTGTGTGCACAGGAAGGACAAACGCTCTCCAAGGTGGAGCCGCAGGGGATCGGAACGACTTCCTCGACGCCAGTCGTCCGGTCCAACACTCGGCGCAGAAGGGGCCGTACACAGACCTTGGCCACGATCGCCATGTCGTACACCATGTCGTTGGTGATTTCGGCGAAGGTCGAGAGCATCATGCCGCAGCACTCTCGATCGCCTGCAATCTCTGACCACCGGCCGCGCTCGCTCTGTTGGTGATCTTGGTGACCAGGTGGGAGATGTCGTCGTCGGTGATGTGGGCGAACCGGACCCGTGTCGGTTCGGGCAGTCCGTCGACCTGGACGAATCCGACACCGGGGAGGTCGTGCCGGATCCGTTCAGCGTGGGCACCTTTGGCTCGCATCCCGGCACCCAGCGTGAGGGTGACATGTTCGGGCTCGGTGACCCGCAGGCAGATCCTGGTCGGGAACAAATCGCGGACCGGGATGGTGTCCTTGCGTGGATCTTGCACCGCAGCGACCATCGAAACGCCAGCGGCTCGGCCTTGCGACAGCAGCAGCGACAGCGCGGCGTCGATCCGTTTCCGGACCCCGCGATCGGACACGTAAGCGGTCAGGGAGGCAAGTTCGTCGATGATGATCACCAGCAGCGGATCACCCGGGGTCGGCCGATGCAGCCGAGTCCGACCACGGAGCCGATCCTGCCGGTCTCGCATCACCGCTACGGCGTCCTCCAGCAGCTCAGCGAAGGATTCCTCCCACAGCCCGACGCCATCGGCATCGATGGTTGAGGCGCCGTGAGCGAAGCGGTCGAACAGGGCCTGCCCAGGGGCGAGTTCCATTCCGCCTTTGGGGTCGATCACCCACAAGCGCACCGAATCATCGACCAGACCAGGCGCGAGCTGGGTGAGCGTGGACCAGATCACCGAGCCTTTCCCGGAGCCGGTTGCCCCGACGACCAGGACGTGGTGACCGAGCAGACCGAGCCGGAACGGTTCCCCGTCCTCGGCCCGGCCGACCTCGAGCCCGCCCAGGTCCATCCCGGCCGTCTCGACGGGTGCGACGGTGTCGGTGAGTGGGTCACGCCGCAGCGCCCAGATCTCGATCACCTGCACGTCGGTGGTCGAGTGGACCCGGCAGGAGTCGATAGCGAAGGTCTGCGCCAGCCGATGCGCCATCTCGGCCCAATCATCGAGCGTCTGGCCGGGCAATAGCCGTACGCGTACCCGGTCGACCGAGCGCGTCGAGGCCACCCCGAGCAGTTCCGGTAGCTGTTCGGAGCCATCGCGGTGCTGGGCCAGATTCGCGGTGACCATGGCCGGCTGCCAGTAGCGCCGATACGTCCACAGCCAACGCCCCAGACTTCGAGCGCGGTCGCCAACTGTCCGCGTGAACGTGGCAGGCGACCGCAGCCACCAGCCCACCAGGGCCCCGATGATCAGCAGGCTGGCCAAGCTCGACGGCAATAGGCCGAACCGCGACCACAACACGGCCAGGCCGATGATCACGACCGTGGCGGCCAGGAGCAGCGGAGTTCGCGCGATGGTGATCATCACGCCGACCAGGCGCCGGATTATCCAGACCCCCACGACAATCGCGAGGCTGACCCGGACGGACCTTGTGCGTACTGGGACCGGTGCCATGTCGGTCGCTCGGCCGCGCGTGAATGGAGTCGGGCTCATAGCTGCGTCACCTGCTCCCACAGCCACGCCCCCGAAGCGTTCAGCGCTTGCTGCACCGGATCTCCGACCGGTGTCACGCCGATCACCAGACCGAACAGGACACAGACCACAGCGCCGCCGATCCGCAGGATCTTGGACTTGATCATGAACACGATCAGCGCCCCGAGCAGGACGGCGACAGCGACAGCGCTCAACATCGCTCACACCGCCTCGACCGCGGCTGGCCAGCTGATCAGCGAACCCGGCCGTTCGAAGCTGGGCTGACCATCTGCGGTCATGATCATCTGGGCGTGTTCGTGCGACCCGCCAGCATGGGCGAACGCGGCTAGGACCAGCGCCAGATGCTGCCGATCCAGGCCCGCGAGCGTACCGCCCAGATCAGTGAGCGGCTGGCCGCCGATCAGCGCTGCGACGACGTTCAGCAGGCGGCGTTCGCCACCCGACAGCGCGCCAGCGCCGGTCCAGATCGCATCCGGGTTCAGCCAGAACCAACCGGATCGATCACACGGCTGCACCCACGGCCAGCCAGTCGAAACGAACCGACCGCCGAACGACCGAGCCAACAACTCGACCGCCGCCTCTTCGGCGTACGAGTCACGAGCCCACGCCCGCAGGCCGGCGACCGTGACACTCACGTTCTCGGACATGATGATCACGCCGCCTCAGACTTCGACGACCGTGAGGCGCCGGCCGTCGCATCAGCAGGAACGAGACCCTCGACCGTGATCGACAAGGTCATCCGGCCGTTGGATTCCCACGGCTGCACGTAGATTCGGCCCTGCGCCTTGTAAATCACGCCCAGCTCGTAGATCGCCGCTTGCTTGATCACGTTCACCGACGCCGCCTTGTCCGCAGCGATCGTGCCGTCCTTGCGGCGCATCCGCAGGATGCAGCCCGTCGAGTAGGTGACTTCGCCTTCTGGTGAAGCCTTCTCGCGTTCTCTCGGTGTCTCGCCGAGGCCGATCACCTCGACCTGCCACAAGTCGGAATGAGTATGAACCGGCAACGCGGTCCCAATGTTCGTGCTCATCGTGAACCTTCCCGTCGTTCTCGTCGGACCTGATGTGAACCACTGTTGGTTCGTCCGGTCGTCTGCAACAGGGGTTCGCTGTCCGGTGTCACGAAGCACTACTGCGCCACGTCAGGATGCGGCCCTACGCTGAGTCGCATGACTGCAGAGTTCTGCCAAGTACACGTGACCTTCGATGACCGCGCCGCAGCTCAGGACGTCGTCACCACGATCGTGGGTGAACGTCTCGCCGCCTGCGCCCAGATCGACGGGCCGATCACCTCGACCTACTGGTGGGACGGCAAACCAGAAACCGCCGAGGAATGGCGCGCCGAATTCAAGACACGGACCGACCTACTCGACCAACTCACAGCACGGGTCGTCGACCTGCACACTTACGACACGCCGCAGGTCGTGGCTGTCCCCGTTGTCGGTGGCTTGGACGACTATTTGAAGTGGATGCGAGACGAAACGACTAGCACGGACACCAACCCCACATCGGGAACCGGGGCCACCGGGTAGAACCGCACCCTGCGGTCCCTTCGACAGAAGGGAAAGACCGTGACACGGATTGTCGATCCGTCGTTCGGAGTACAGCTGCGGGAACTCAGAGCCGCTCGCGGTCTGTCGCTCCGCGAGCTCGGCCTAGCGGCCTACGTCAGCAAGAGCCAGATCAGCGAATACGAAACCGGCCGACGGCGCCCGTCCGCAGAGATGGCCGGCTACCTTGACCAAGCACTCGAAGCCGATGGGGCGCTCTCAGCACTCGTGGTCGAGAGCCACACCGACGATGACGCGACCAACCGGATAGCGCACGCCTTGGCTGCACCGACGTCGGTTGATGCAGAGACAGTCGAATCACTCGGACGCATGCTGGAGCAACAACGCCACCTCGACGACACGTTGCCAGCTCCCATGCTTCTTCCCACCGTGGAAGGACATCTCGAGATGGTGCAGGCACTTGCCCGCAACGCGCGAGGACCCCACGCATCAGCGCTACGACTGGTCGCCACCGAGTGGTGCCAGTTCGCCGGATGGATGAACGGTCAGGTCCGCCACGACACCCGAGGCAGCAAACTCCTGACCGATGCCGCCCGCGACGCGCTCGACCTGGGCGCCCCGGACCTGGCGTCACAAAGCTACAACTTCCGCGGCTACATCGAGCGCCGGAAAGGCAACGCCAGAGGCATCGTGCGCTGGTTCATGACCGCCTACGAGACACCAGGAGCTTCCGACCTCCACCGAGTCGACGCGGCAGTGCAAGCGGTCCACGGCTTCGGGCTGCTCGGAGACCACAAGGGCGCGCAGAACTTGCTCGCAATGGCTGACGACCTCTCGACGTCGGTCGGTGAGCGCTCAGGCAACGTCTCAACTCGGTACTACTGGCTCACGCCAGCCTGGCTCCGACTTCCGATCGGCCTCGCGCATCTCGGGCTCGGAAACTATTCACTGGCCGCTGACAGTCTGCGTGCCGGCTTGGATCAGCTTCCCGAAAGCTGGCGAAAAGCCGAGTGGTCGGCCGAGTACCGAAACGCGCTCACACGGGCAGAAACCGCGGTTGCGTAGCCCGCCTTCGTGAGACAACCGTTCAAACGTGGACAGTTGTCCGCACCGGATCCTGCATCGAGCAGACAACGGCAGGAGCCGACCCCAGCCCCGATGCACAACGCCGGACCTCGACTCAGTAAGTTGGCTGTCTCAGCGATCAAGTCGGAGAGACGCCTTCGCCCGTGGCCACAGGCAGGAATCAGTGAACGCTTCAGAGCATACTGTGAACGCAAGTCAGCGCGTGACCATCTACGTGCCAACCGTGCGTGGTGGCTTACTGAAGGACGCACACATTGTGCGCGCGATGATGCGTTCGCTGGGGCGTGAATGCACGATCGCTCCGATGCGATACAACTCAAGCGCCAATGCGTACTCGATCCCCGACTACTCCCGGTCGGAAGACAGCCTGCATGTGTACCTTGAGGTGCTTCCAGAAGAGATCCGGAATGCAAGGTCGATATTCATTCCGAACCCTGAATGGTTCAAGCTGAAGTGGTCGTCGTCCATCAGCAGCATCGGGGCAATCTTTGCGAAGACGCGCGAGGCCCACGAGATCTTTAAGGGGATGGGAGCAAACTCGTACTACATAGGCTTCGCGTCGGCCGATCCCGGTTGCTCGGTTGACCCACACAAGCCAGTGTCATTTCTGTCTCTCTCAGGTAAGAGCCCACTGCGACAGGACGAACTCGTTGCTCAGGCGTGGTCAAACCATCCCGAGTGGCCGCTCGTCACCATCGTATCTTCGCTCCTTGGGGACAGTTGGAATCGCTCTAATGTCCGGATACTGTCGCCAAACTACCGAAGTAGCGAGTTCACTGAGCGGCTCTTTAGTGGGGCCAGCTTCCACCTCTGCCTATCGCAGACCGAAGGGTGGGGACATTATGCGGTGGAGGCCCTGGCGGCGGGCGCGATCACCCTCTTCAGCACCTGTCAGCCGCTTCGAGAAACCCTCAGGAACTCCGGAGGACTTCCGGTGAGCGCGTCAAAGACGGAGCGAACCTCGGGCCTGGCAACTCTATACGACGTCGACTCAGGCTCGCTCGAGTTGGCTGTGGGCCGTGCCCTCGCGATGTCGGGTGACGAGCGCGAAGCCCGTTCCGCCCAAGCGCGCAGCCGCTTCGAGAAAATCTGGATAGAATTCCGTAGCCGGTTCACACGCAGCCTGGTAGACATTGAATATCGCTTCGGTCAAGAATAGACGCGTGCTCACTCAGGCGCAATGCACCCGTTGATACCATGCGAAAGCAACCGGAAGTATCTGATTCATATCGGACGGAACGCGCAGTGTTTCGCGCAAGTCGCTCTCTGTGAACCAGCCAGATTCTGTAACCTCGTCCCTCTGCAGGGATATCTCAGACGATTCTGCAACACACGCGTACATGAACACCGCGTAGGCGGTAATCGCGCCACCACCGTAGTTCACCTCGAAATCTGAGCCTCCAAATCCGCCGATCAGATCGAGTTGCGGAAGATTCAACCCCGCTTCCTCGTACACCTCACGCCGAGCGGCCGCCTCGGGCGACTCGCCAGGTTCCATCCCTCCCCCAGGAGTGGCCCACAGCCCATCATGAGCGTGGCGGAGCAGCAGGACCCTTCCATCCTTGTCGAAGATGGATGCGCCAGCAGCGGGAGTGAGCAACAGTCGATCACCGATCAGCTGACGGATATCGGACATGTACTTAGACCACGGCATGTCGGAACTATCTCACAATCCGTGCACAGGCTCGATGCTGCGGCGAGTTCACCGAATCTGTGCGATAGTTGCCGTGGAGGGAACCCGGCGGAGTGGAGCCACCGCCACCGTCGCGATTCATGGGCCGTATGCGAGTTCTTTCAATCGATACCTGGGCGGGTGCCATGGGGCGCCTGTTCGGAGATGGTAGCGCAGCTGAGGACCTCCGGACCGCGCTGACGACGGCCGGGCACACCGTTTCGCACTTCGGAATCAATCCGTTTACGGAGACCCTCGAATACGAGAACAGGGTTTGGAGGTTTCCCGGACACTACCGTCGTGAGGTGGGGCTACGCGCAACAGATCAACCGCAGGCGTTCATTCGGTCCATGCGTGACTTGAATAGGTTCGCGCTACCTGTGGTCGATGTTGCCCGCAGCAAGGCGGATGTAATCCATCTTCACACGGAGCTCGCCATGCCCGCTATTGAGGAGATTCGGCGACATACAAAGATTCCAATGGTGTACACTCAACACACAGTCAATCGCGTTCAGCTTGAGTTAAGTCGATGTAATTCAGTTGTCGCACGACTTCTCGTCACGATGCAGGATCGAGCTATTGAGACGGCCGATGAGTGGACGGCGCCATCC belongs to Microlunatus elymi and includes:
- a CDS encoding glycosyltransferase family 4 protein, producing MTIYVPTVRGGLLKDAHIVRAMMRSLGRECTIAPMRYNSSANAYSIPDYSRSEDSLHVYLEVLPEEIRNARSIFIPNPEWFKLKWSSSISSIGAIFAKTREAHEIFKGMGANSYYIGFASADPGCSVDPHKPVSFLSLSGKSPLRQDELVAQAWSNHPEWPLVTIVSSLLGDSWNRSNVRILSPNYRSSEFTERLFSGASFHLCLSQTEGWGHYAVEALAAGAITLFSTCQPLRETLRNSGGLPVSASKTERTSGLATLYDVDSGSLELAVGRALAMSGDEREARSAQARSRFEKIWIEFRSRFTRSLVDIEYRFGQE
- a CDS encoding helix-turn-helix domain-containing protein — translated: MTRIVDPSFGVQLRELRAARGLSLRELGLAAYVSKSQISEYETGRRRPSAEMAGYLDQALEADGALSALVVESHTDDDATNRIAHALAAPTSVDAETVESLGRMLEQQRHLDDTLPAPMLLPTVEGHLEMVQALARNARGPHASALRLVATEWCQFAGWMNGQVRHDTRGSKLLTDAARDALDLGAPDLASQSYNFRGYIERRKGNARGIVRWFMTAYETPGASDLHRVDAAVQAVHGFGLLGDHKGAQNLLAMADDLSTSVGERSGNVSTRYYWLTPAWLRLPIGLAHLGLGNYSLAADSLRAGLDQLPESWRKAEWSAEYRNALTRAETAVA
- a CDS encoding NUDIX domain-containing protein, which codes for MPWSKYMSDIRQLIGDRLLLTPAAGASIFDKDGRVLLLRHAHDGLWATPGGGMEPGESPEAAARREVYEEAGLNLPQLDLIGGFGGSDFEVNYGGGAITAYAVFMYACVAESSEISLQRDEVTESGWFTESDLRETLRVPSDMNQILPVAFAWYQRVHCA
- a CDS encoding FtsK/SpoIIIE domain-containing protein produces the protein MITIARTPLLLAATVVIIGLAVLWSRFGLLPSSLASLLIIGALVGWWLRSPATFTRTVGDRARSLGRWLWTYRRYWQPAMVTANLAQHRDGSEQLPELLGVASTRSVDRVRVRLLPGQTLDDWAEMAHRLAQTFAIDSCRVHSTTDVQVIEIWALRRDPLTDTVAPVETAGMDLGGLEVGRAEDGEPFRLGLLGHHVLVVGATGSGKGSVIWSTLTQLAPGLVDDSVRLWVIDPKGGMELAPGQALFDRFAHGASTIDADGVGLWEESFAELLEDAVAVMRDRQDRLRGRTRLHRPTPGDPLLVIIIDELASLTAYVSDRGVRKRIDAALSLLLSQGRAAGVSMVAAVQDPRKDTIPVRDLFPTRICLRVTEPEHVTLTLGAGMRAKGAHAERIRHDLPGVGFVQVDGLPEPTRVRFAHITDDDISHLVTKITNRASAAGGQRLQAIESAAA
- the cutA gene encoding divalent-cation tolerance protein CutA, giving the protein MTAEFCQVHVTFDDRAAAQDVVTTIVGERLAACAQIDGPITSTYWWDGKPETAEEWRAEFKTRTDLLDQLTARVVDLHTYDTPQVVAVPVVGGLDDYLKWMRDETTSTDTNPTSGTGATG